The Chanos chanos chromosome 9, fChaCha1.1, whole genome shotgun sequence genome includes the window CCACATTTTTAAACACTTGTTAGCCCTGACGtactaatattttaataataattaaaaaaaacctagaaaaaaatgaattgactGCTAGACTGCCAAAGAACAGTCCATTCAAACCAGACTATTCCTTTAACGAGTTATCAGCTACGACGAGTATCTTATTGCTTGTTTCCTTCACTTTCAAAGACTGTCTACATATAAACCACGCCGTTCAGTCACAAGTTGTGTGTCACAACACAATACGCTGTCTTTATCTGCCTCTTTAAAAACTAGTATTTGGCATTTGGAGTATGGGCAGTCGAGAACACGTTTCACCTCATGCCATGTCGTGAACGGAGAATTAACATCCATAACATTACGCAAACGTTGAAGAAATTTGTTTGTCAATCGGTCAGAATACTTTTCAGGTGAAGGAGCAAAAGAAATTGAATTTCTATTAAGTTTATTATGTGCCTGTAACTTAGCTAATTAGCCAATTAGCTGGGAGACTGCGACCGGGTTGGATTTTAACAACCCCCGACTGTCCAGAATTCCATTCTTTGAAGGTTCACAAATACTTACCGTATCCTGGTATGGACAATCGTGTTGGTATAACCACCAGAACTTctgtttaaatcttttaaatgtctgCCCGTGGTCGGTCGGTAATTATCCAAAAGCAACTACATgtaacacatgcacatgcgacTTTTTTCGCACACGTTGGATTGCAGGAGGAAGCAGACAGAAGTATTTCCGTCGCACACTGACTACGACACATATGACGCATGACTCGCGTCTTGTAAAATCTTCAAATTCGGACGCATGATTTCATCTAACTTTCATCCCGCCCAAGAATATGATCTAAACTTGTTCTTTCGTCAAATACGGGACACGAGCGATGGAAGACGAGtgggaagaagaagaacagctAGTTGTGGTCGAACTATCGGGAATAATCAACCCGGAGTTTCTCACCAACAGTAAAGAAACGTGCAAAATCGTGGGTATAGACACCAACCAGCCAATACTTCAAGTGGGTCCCGCCGTGTTCGCGGGCGAATATGAAGATGCTTTAGGCACCTGTGTGATATTTGAGGAGACAGcgaaagacaaaaaagatgCAGACGCCTGTCCATCTCTCAAATATAAATGTCACACATCCAAGAAACTGATGATGCAACGGACTTTTCTCAGCGAACGGAAAGAAGGCGAACCCAGCACGGGAGGTATTGAGATACTGGCACTGAATGAACAAGAGGGGTACGGGAGGTCCCGTGTAGTTTGCAAATACACCgatgataaaaagaaagaaaaggacttCGACCCGAAAGACAGCGAGTGTCTGGTGGGTAGCGATGAATCAGATGGGGACGCATCTGCGATGTAATGAAGATCCTGGATTGATTTTTCTTGCTAACAGCACAAGAGATGTTACAGGAACAACGGGACACTCTAACCCTCTGGAACTGCAGACAACAGAAATGGAATCGAGGGAGTGTGATACAGACCATCGATCTGGCCTCTATTTGACTCCATAAAACGCTGTTTATAGCGGCATTGACTTTGTTCTTGATAGACCTGTCATTGAAGTAGCCTCGCgttaaacatttgtgttttgtttattctcttTACTTGTTTAATTTCTaattgaaacttgaacttgataaatgtaaatatttcaaatgaatgaagCGTCAGTTACGTTCTTCATTGCACTTTGGTCACTGAAACTTCTGAGCGTGTTGTCTCGTGCAAGAACGTATGGATTCTATATCGGCCGTTGATTGCAAACCTCAAGTCCTTGTTTATTTGTAAATTACGAGTACCACTTCCTCAGTGATTAATATTCAGGTTTAATTTTCAACATTTCTACAATGTTTTGTTACCATGACAGAACGTAAGAAGGAGAACAGTAAGAAATGTGTAAATCGCACGGTGAAAAAACGAGTAAATTTGGGGCCGTATGGTGCGGAGGTAAACGGACAAGAAAAGACAGGACGACCGGTAAAGCCGCGGGGTGGTCTTGGTCTTGGAAAAGCAGGTGCAAGAAGATTAGGCCAAATGCTGAAGAGAGCCATCCAAGACAATCAAAAAGTCCACGGCACTGACCCTGAACGAATGCCAAGTCAGTCGTTTTACAGTTTTCTAAACTGAACTAGGACCATATCCGTTTAGTTCAGTATTTTGTTACATAGCTAGCTTCTTAGCCGTGCCCTTTTGACATCTGATTAAAGTAGCAATCTTGTACCTCACTTAAGTTCATTTAATTATACTCTCTCGAGTGGTTTTACGTTAGTTGAATAACCTGAGTTATTTAAAGATTTGAGTATCCAGATAGCTGCTCCAATATTTTCCCATTAAATCAGATTGTTTATGACACTGTTGTTGATAGTTCATAGATTAATTGCTAATAGCTGTATCATAGCCAGGCCAGGTGCTTCACAGCGGTCTGACACGACATTGACTATACAGCTAACCAACAGTTGGAACTGCGGCCCTAACCTCAGCTGTTATACCAGAAATTTCAGGCATCGGGACTGAAATCACAATGATACAATGGGCTTTATGGCATCTCTCATGTGTAACCCTGTGTTTGTAAGAGAAAAATTAAGTTCACACGAGAAGTCGGCATCTCAAGTCGACGCTGCAAGAGAGTATTTCTGACCGGTTGTTGACGTTTCACACTGCAATTTTTAAAGTGTCCATTTAAAAGGGTCCACTGCCCCACTTATTCATTctaaatattaataaattaaattgACAAAGCGATCATTTGACGGGTTGGATGCAGAATAGAGAGGTGTGGTAGAATTTAAGGTGCGTTCTTAATCAAGTACTTTTCCCTTTCACATTAAGACACGCCTATTCGCCTTCTGAAACACACTGCTAAATCAGCCAAGCAGTGTGGGCCTACGGGAACGTCTCCCGGACCACGAGTGTCCCAGCTGATTCTGAACGTGGTCTCGCAGTGTAAGCGCCGGGGCGGTATCTCAATGGATGAACTAAAACGTGCCCTGGCTGATGGTGGTTACGACGTGACGAAGAACAACAGCCGTGTGAATCAGACAGTGAGGGGTCTAGTGCGAAGAGAGACGTTAGTACAGACTGCTGGCTGCGGCGCCTCCGGTTCATTTAGAATCAATATAAAGGTAACAGCAGTaaccccccaccacacacacacacacgtgtcaactctctctctctctcacacacacacgcacacacacgtgtcaactctctctctctcacacacacacacatctcaactCACTACACATAACGTTTTATTTTTACTGCACATTTTCAGGCTTCCGCACTGATTGTCAAACAAGTTTACTGCAAAAGATGTACAGTATCAACAGTTTATAATGCTCAAACGAGGAGAGGGGTTCTGGGCAAATTTTTCTCGTGTCCGTTGTGCCAGATATTTGGCAGTACAAACATCATAAACATTTCTAACGTTTCATCGTTTGTGTGAACTCTGCTGTTATTAATGTTTATTACATCTGTCCTTTCGTTTCCACATATTTTTATGATGAAGAAACAGACGgatgagaaaagagggagacagaggttaggcagaaacagaaatgtaaagaagaaagaggaggaaagagcaaaCCCAAAACAGACAGGGAAAGTAACCGCCACAGAAAGGAGAACTCGAAAACCTACAGCTAGAACAGCTAAAGCCGTTAAAGCTAAAGCCCCCAAAGCCCCTAAACCGCCGTTAAAAGTAAAGATCGCCGAACCACCGGGAAAGGGAACTGACTTAGAGGCCAGAAGCCAAACTCCGTTGAATGAGAACGGTAAAACCAAAGCAAGGGTCAAACCCAGGCGGAGAAGCCCAGCGCCCGCGGGGTCAAAAGCGCGGCCCAAACGGAAAAGAACCAGAGCGACCAAGAAGCCTGCTTCCAGGAGGACGTGAACTTTAGTGGACGCCGTGACGAGATGCGGGTCGACAGACGACGGTTGTTTGAGACTACCCTGCTACTTCACTGATGAAGCTATAGGCGGCTGATAAAGGGTTAAAAGGCCATTTGACACCAAGTAATACACATGTTATGAGTGTATTTTTACAATATCTCACCCTCCCgttttgtatttctgttagaGTGGTTGTCATAGTGATGTCtgattaaatttttaaaaagacgTTCAGTATTTGGTATCTGGATGTACATCTGTTTATATATACTGAATTTTGTCAATGCTATATTTTCTGTGAGAAGATTTATTTAAGTATTCAGTATTAGAAATGATCAAATATCAGTTTATTTGCACCCATATGACaatttttttatgtgttataACAGAAAAATAGTTACAAAGCCATTTttaaagagggagaaacaaaataaattcagtgGAGTATCCAGTTCCACCTTCACAAGAGTGAGATGTTGGAAAATAACATAGCCTAAATTTGGCTGAAGtcaattacacattacacagaggggaaaaaaaatctccctaAAGTTCTGTGTGTGACATCCTGCAACACCGAGATGTCTCCATCTCCAACCTGGTCCCATTCTAGACTACAGAACAGCATCTGTGACCACTGCTCTTAGAATGGGTGAAGGCAAACTGTCAGGCTGCCCTGTTTACATTGTTCACACCAACTGTTCATTTTATGTGGACCGCTTCACACGTGGGTTAAGTCTGCAGACAAAAGAAGCCACTTCAGAACACTGAAGCAGAACCTGGGTGTGAAGGAGAGTCCATTAGAGTGTTTCGTTGTAATTCTTCTCcacgtaaaaagaaaaaaaaaaacaaaaacaagaaaaaaaaaacggatgtGATGGAATATTCCGTTCTTCATCACAATACACCCCAGACTTCCTCGAAAGCCGAACATATTTTGGCACACGTCAGTGCAGCAGACAGCGGATAGTTACTGACagacactgttttctctgtgtagtCTACGTCCACCTGTGAGGGAGACAAGACCAGAACACAAGGGGTCAGTTTTGGCAGGAGTTTTTACGATACAACAAGAAATATGGCAGTTTCACATCTTCTCCACTTTCAAGGCAGAATCTCTCCAGTTAACCTTGCAATATGTTACCACAAGCAttcaccccaaaaaaaaactgacgtCCTCTACTCACAGTTCAAAGTTCTAAATCTAATGACTTCATAgttgtttccatagcaacatgCTTTCCTCACCATCAATAGAGCCCCAAAAGCCACAAATGCTACATCACGCACACAGACCAAATACATAGGTTCATAACTCATTGACTGATGACCAGTGGATCTAAACTGGAGGTATATCTACTTGACATAACACCACAATGACATTTTATCTCAAAACCAGACTGATGCTTCAGAGTGGTGCTTTGGCTTCGGTTACAGAATTCATCACAGTCCACTCCTCAAATATCCCGGTTCTCAAAGCCAATGTGACGCTATTTAATTTACTTACAACAGCTACTTAGCcagttattgtttgtttgggggttttcttgcttgtttgtttattttttagatgAACACTGTTCTAAATTTGAGTAAAATTATTATAAAAACAAACTCACCGAACCGTGTGCAAATGCTCCGATGACCACGGCGGCAGGTCCGTCTTTAGGAACGACAGTTCGGGGACAGACTGCGTCGCCCGCGGAAAATGATGTGCTGATCCGAGGGCAGCCGGGCGGCAGGTGGTCCGACACCGGGTTTTTAATTAGTCTCAGCAAACGCTGGGGTCCGTCAGCGGCTCTAACGCTCATCTTGTGCAAGAGCTGAACTAAGAGAGGTGACAAGAACAATTTGCTAATATGCAATTCACACCTTGCTTAACACGAACTTTTTGCTGGGAAAGTCCTCAAAGTATTGGTTTGAGAATGTTAATTACCCATAAGGCCGCAGAAGCGAGGGAAGGTCCGTGGAATACGGGTCTGAGGGTTGATTTCTATAAGAACATTTTTCTCCGTGTGGATATACACTTGCAGAAGCCCGGCTCTGTTCAATGGACTGTCCATTAACATCAgcaaacactaaaaaaaaaaaaaagcaaaaaataatgAGGAGAACTGTTCAAGCAGGCTCTGAAACATTGTTGTTTAAAGAGGTATTACTGCTTAAAGCGACTGGTACAACAGGACTGCGGAGAGACTAGCTCGTGAAGAGTTTTACCTGGTGTGTGATATCAGGACGAACTTTGCCCGGGTCTCTTCCATTCTTTACAATCAAATTTTTGTGTTGATCACAGTTGAGCAACTCAAACGTTTTACCAACCTAtgtgaaaaggaacaaaacagcTCTCAAGGAATATGTCCAGGCTATTAATATGAGTCGGTCTCCGATCACTCCGGAGTTAATAACATAAGAGATGTAACGACATCAACCATTTGTAGTATTAAGGAATGCACTGAGACAATACGATAATAAACGTCAAAAAGTTTTTGTCCCCTGCATATATTCCATCAAGATATTAAACCACGTAATCAAATCTAAAGTTACTTCTGCCTGACAGTTCCAAAACAGAAGCCGGCTGCCTTGACACCGCGGAGTTTTTCTGCCTCGGCCCTCGGAAGTTTGGAAACTCTTGTCTCACCTTCACTGTCTCTAGCGTTGCTCCTTCCAAGACAACAACGAGCCGCTTCTCCGTCATGCGATCGTGAAGAGTCCGTTGCTGTTTTGCTGGTTTAGGTTCATATTCGTCTAAATGTTCAAGACCACGCTTATCTCCTGCATGTGCTGCCATTTTTTCCCTAAGTGTCGCTGAAATTGTACGTCATTCAAACGTATGGCACGAGACCCCGCCCACCGTCCAATTGATTTCAGTGGTTAAGTTGATTGGTCTACTTAAATTTagtgttttaaaacatataaaGATATATATCTACGTTCGTTGACATGGGAATTGATCGTATAATTTCCCCCGTCTGTTTATCCAACCACACACAATTATTAGTTCTTTTTTTAGTATTGTTATTTGAATTGATGTTCCTGGTAGTTTTGCTCTCCTCAGTGGGGAGCGGTTTCGTGAAAAGTTAAGTAACAGGTCGTTAGATTTCGCCGTCAGATTTAGTAGATACACAGTAATGACAACAACAGtacttaaaaaaatgtgtttttatttgacacTAACATCAAACATTCAATAAAGCAGAGTACAGGTAGTTAGCGTTCGTTGTCAGCACTTGTGCGGTTTATATCCTTGTTTTGATAAGCAGGTTAACGATTTAGGACAGACGTGGGAACTCGCGCACACGACCGTCGCCAGGAAAGAAGGTTCAACAGGCATGAAGATATTGTTCGGATCAGAGTCACA containing:
- the gtf3c6 gene encoding general transcription factor 3C polypeptide 6, encoding MEDEWEEEEQLVVVELSGIINPEFLTNSKETCKIVGIDTNQPILQVGPAVFAGEYEDALGTCVIFEETAKDKKDADACPSLKYKCHTSKKLMMQRTFLSERKEGEPSTGGIEILALNEQEGYGRSRVVCKYTDDKKKEKDFDPKDSECLVGSDESDGDASAM
- the LOC115821668 gene encoding histone H1.01-like; the protein is MTERKKENSKKCVNRTVKKRVNLGPYGAEVNGQEKTGRPVKPRGGLGLGKAGARRLGQMLKRAIQDNQKVHGTDPERMPNTPIRLLKHTAKSAKQCGPTGTSPGPRVSQLILNVVSQCKRRGGISMDELKRALADGGYDVTKNNSRVNQTVRGLVRRETLVQTAGCGASGSFRINIKAEKPSARGVKSAAQTEKNQSDQEACFQEDVNFSGRRDEMRVDRRRLFETTLLLH
- the emg1 gene encoding ribosomal RNA small subunit methyltransferase NEP1, whose product is MAAHAGDKRGLEHLDEYEPKPAKQQRTLHDRMTEKRLVVVLEGATLETVKVGKTFELLNCDQHKNLIVKNGRDPGKVRPDITHQCLLMLMDSPLNRAGLLQVYIHTEKNVLIEINPQTRIPRTFPRFCGLMVQLLHKMSVRAADGPQRLLRLIKNPVSDHLPPGCPRISTSFSAGDAVCPRTVVPKDGPAAVVIGAFAHGSVDVDYTEKTVSVSNYPLSAALTCAKICSAFEEVWGVL